Proteins from one uncultured Desulfuromonas sp. genomic window:
- the xrtA gene encoding exosortase A, whose amino-acid sequence MTMLNAGETFQQDLSRYRWHWLILVLLIALTYRNVIPEMVADWSHDPNYSHGFLVPFISGYFVWQSWPELKSLPVRPAMAGLFVSIVGVVLLVLGFAGTEYYSMRVSLVVVLAGTILFWYGWQVFRLLALPLVFLLFMVPLPYIVYDAMAFPLKLLVAKFSVVSLKAMGIVVLREGNIIRFPQTVLEVADACSGLRSLMSLLALSVAYAFMTQKAVIKRTIIILAAVPIAIATNMFRVIVTGVLAQHYGAAAAQGFFHEFAGLAVFALAMLLLFMLGMLLRRWGRP is encoded by the coding sequence ATGACGATGCTGAATGCAGGGGAGACTTTTCAGCAGGATCTTTCCCGCTACCGTTGGCATTGGCTTATTCTGGTGCTGCTGATTGCGCTGACCTACCGCAATGTCATCCCGGAAATGGTAGCGGACTGGAGCCATGACCCCAATTATTCGCATGGGTTTCTGGTCCCTTTTATCTCCGGCTATTTTGTCTGGCAAAGTTGGCCCGAGTTGAAATCCTTGCCGGTGCGGCCCGCTATGGCCGGGCTGTTCGTGAGTATTGTCGGCGTGGTGTTGCTGGTGCTCGGTTTTGCCGGTACCGAATATTATTCCATGCGTGTATCCCTGGTGGTGGTGTTGGCGGGAACCATTCTGTTCTGGTATGGCTGGCAGGTCTTTAGACTGCTGGCACTTCCATTGGTCTTTTTACTGTTTATGGTGCCATTGCCGTACATTGTCTATGACGCCATGGCGTTTCCGTTAAAACTGCTGGTGGCCAAATTTTCTGTGGTCAGCCTCAAGGCAATGGGCATTGTCGTGCTGCGTGAAGGCAATATCATCCGTTTCCCGCAAACGGTCCTTGAAGTGGCCGATGCCTGCAGCGGCTTGCGCTCACTGATGTCTTTGCTGGCGCTTTCCGTGGCCTATGCCTTTATGACCCAGAAGGCTGTCATCAAACGGACCATCATTATTCTTGCTGCGGTTCCCATTGCCATCGCCACCAATATGTTTCGCGTGATTGTGACTGGCGTTCTTGCCCAGCATTATGGTGCTGCTGCGGCGCAAGGATTTTTTCATGAATTTGCCGGGTTGGCTGTTTTCGCCTTGGCCATGCTGCTGTTGTTCATGCTTGGTATGCTTTTACGACGTTGGGGGCGGCCATGA
- the wecB gene encoding UDP-N-acetylglucosamine 2-epimerase (non-hydrolyzing), translating to MKPLKIINVVGARPNFMKMAPLIEAMNQYPDAIHPILVHTGQHYDEKMSQSFFVDLGMPRPDIDLGVGSGSHAEQTARIMVAFEKVCQDEQPDLVIVVGDVNSTMACTITAKKLGIRVAHVEAGLRSRDMLMPEEINRLCTDVLCDYLFTTDYIADRNLLAEGIDAQKVFFVGNVMIDTLMKHRQMASQLDLREKLGLTPQGYATLTLHRPANVDDREVLKGILEAVHEISQTMPVIFPIHPRTKKMVESFGLEGFFNTSDTVAGIWITEPLGYLEFLHLNMGARLVLTDSGGLQEETTVLGVPCITMRPNTERPITCEEGTNTLVGHHKEAILTEAQRILHGDTETGQIPEKWDGRAAERIVDVLLRVESGAT from the coding sequence ATGAAGCCACTTAAAATCATCAACGTGGTCGGTGCCCGACCTAACTTTATGAAGATGGCCCCGTTGATTGAGGCCATGAATCAATATCCTGATGCTATTCATCCCATCCTGGTCCATACCGGACAACATTATGATGAAAAAATGAGTCAGTCGTTTTTTGTCGATCTCGGCATGCCGCGACCGGATATTGATCTCGGTGTTGGCAGCGGCTCCCACGCTGAGCAGACGGCACGGATTATGGTGGCCTTTGAAAAGGTCTGCCAAGATGAACAACCGGATCTGGTGATTGTGGTTGGCGATGTCAATTCCACCATGGCCTGCACCATTACCGCAAAGAAACTCGGTATTCGTGTGGCTCATGTTGAAGCCGGTCTGCGCTCACGTGACATGCTGATGCCCGAAGAGATCAATCGTTTGTGTACCGATGTGTTGTGCGATTATCTGTTTACCACCGACTATATTGCTGACCGTAACCTGTTGGCCGAAGGCATTGATGCGCAGAAGGTCTTTTTTGTCGGCAATGTGATGATCGATACGCTGATGAAACATCGGCAGATGGCTTCACAGCTCGACCTGCGTGAGAAATTAGGTCTGACCCCACAAGGCTATGCCACCTTGACACTGCATCGTCCGGCTAATGTTGATGACCGCGAGGTCCTCAAAGGGATTCTTGAAGCGGTTCACGAGATCTCACAAACAATGCCGGTGATTTTTCCGATTCATCCACGCACAAAGAAGATGGTCGAATCCTTTGGCCTCGAAGGGTTCTTCAATACGTCGGATACGGTGGCGGGGATCTGGATCACCGAACCGCTTGGTTATCTGGAATTTCTTCACCTCAATATGGGCGCGCGTCTGGTGCTGACGGACAGCGGTGGCTTGCAGGAGGAGACCACGGTTCTCGGTGTGCCCTGTATTACCATGCGCCCCAATACCGAGCGTCCGATCACCTGTGAAGAAGGCACCAATACGCTGGTTGGTCATCACAAGGAAGCGATTCTCACAGAAGCGCAGCGGATTCTTCATGGCGACACGGAGACCGGCCAGATACCGGAAAAATGGGATGGCCGAGCTGCTGAGCGGATTGTTGACGTTTTGTTACGTGTTGAGAGTGGAGCGACTTGA
- a CDS encoding exosortase C-terminal domain/associated protein EpsI, whose amino-acid sequence MNKARFYLIYLVLIMTAVFVSFHRDVQVPVAKPLAEIPLRVANWTQVDDVYFSEAVLDQLRPTDYLYRVYVNDDKQLVTLYVGYHGGGPNSGPIHSPKHCLPGSGWQAVSEKSKALTIDGDEVQLVEAVYQHGDRREIFWYWYQVKGESLTNEYALKFAEILNSIRYRRRDSAFIRISSIFQGADHVSSSAVEQFVRDFYPKIKAVLPQ is encoded by the coding sequence ATGAACAAAGCGCGTTTTTATCTGATCTATCTGGTTTTGATCATGACGGCGGTTTTTGTCAGTTTCCATCGCGACGTTCAGGTGCCGGTCGCCAAGCCCCTGGCTGAAATTCCGTTACGTGTTGCCAATTGGACCCAGGTGGATGATGTCTATTTCAGTGAGGCTGTGCTTGATCAGCTGCGACCAACCGATTATCTGTATCGCGTTTATGTCAACGATGACAAGCAGCTGGTAACCTTGTATGTGGGCTATCATGGCGGAGGTCCGAACAGTGGCCCGATCCATTCGCCAAAGCATTGTCTTCCTGGCAGTGGTTGGCAGGCTGTGTCGGAAAAAAGCAAGGCGTTAACCATTGATGGTGATGAGGTACAATTGGTCGAAGCGGTTTATCAACATGGCGACCGCCGAGAAATTTTCTGGTATTGGTATCAGGTCAAGGGGGAATCGCTGACCAATGAATATGCCTTGAAGTTTGCGGAAATCCTTAACTCCATCCGTTATCGGAGGCGTGATTCGGCCTTTATTCGCATTTCTTCAATTTTTCAAGGGGCTGACCATGTGTCCTCGTCTGCTGTCGAACAATTTGTGCGTGATTTCTATCCTAAGATCAAGGCTGTTTTGCCACAATAA